Proteins from a genomic interval of Longimicrobium sp.:
- a CDS encoding polyprenyl synthetase family protein — protein sequence MTLRTAPPRLSDIHAPVRERLDAVVDEIRRIVVSDFAPVDEVNHYLLKLRGKLFRPGLVLLCDELGGGSHREAETLAAIIELVHLATLVHDDAVDHSVLRRGMPTVNALWSHQVAIIMGDYLYSRSITEITRLGQLEPIRVIAAAANAMTVGEMRQLVSHDALHFSEDDYYRLIDSKTASLMAAACEMGALTGAPAYRGQVARYGRWLGHAFQIADDLLDYTADAEVTGKPSGLDLREHKVTLPLIHALPRLGPAERAEVEALFRDPEPADEAIHEVVELVKAHGGLDYAREKAGEAAQWAHDALEGLPEGPALESLRESITYAVERRK from the coding sequence ATGACGCTGCGCACCGCACCTCCCCGGCTCTCCGACATCCACGCGCCCGTCCGCGAGCGGCTGGACGCCGTGGTCGACGAGATCCGCCGCATCGTGGTCTCCGACTTCGCGCCGGTCGACGAGGTCAACCACTACCTGCTCAAGCTGCGCGGCAAGCTCTTCCGCCCCGGGCTGGTGCTCCTCTGCGACGAGCTGGGGGGCGGCTCGCACCGCGAGGCCGAGACGCTGGCGGCCATCATCGAGCTGGTGCACCTGGCCACGCTGGTGCACGACGACGCGGTGGACCACTCGGTGCTGCGCCGGGGGATGCCCACGGTGAACGCCCTCTGGAGCCACCAGGTGGCCATCATCATGGGCGACTACCTGTACTCGCGCTCGATCACCGAGATCACCCGGCTGGGCCAGCTGGAGCCGATCCGGGTGATCGCCGCGGCGGCCAACGCCATGACCGTGGGCGAGATGCGGCAGCTGGTGTCGCACGACGCGCTGCACTTCTCCGAGGACGACTACTACCGGCTGATCGACAGCAAGACGGCCTCGCTGATGGCGGCCGCCTGCGAGATGGGGGCGCTCACCGGCGCGCCGGCGTACCGCGGGCAGGTGGCGCGCTACGGGCGCTGGCTGGGGCACGCCTTCCAGATCGCCGACGACCTGCTGGACTACACGGCCGACGCCGAGGTGACGGGGAAGCCGTCGGGGCTGGACCTGCGCGAGCACAAGGTGACGCTGCCGCTGATCCACGCGCTGCCGCGGCTGGGGCCGGCCGAGCGCGCGGAGGTCGAGGCGCTCTTCCGCGACCCCGAGCCGGCCGACGAGGCGATCCACGAGGTGGTGGAGCTGGTGAAGGCGCACGGCGGGCTCGACTACGCGCGCGAGAAGGCGGGCGAGGCGGCGCAGTGGGCGCACGACGCGCTGGAGGGGCTCCCCGAGGGCCCGGCGCTGGAGAGCCTGCGCGAGAGCATCACCTACGCGGTGGAGCGCCGCAAGTGA